Proteins encoded in a region of the Zea mays cultivar B73 chromosome 2, Zm-B73-REFERENCE-NAM-5.0, whole genome shotgun sequence genome:
- the LOC103645923 gene encoding uncharacterized protein LOC103645923, translated as MSSRNRSAAASSAAPALRTPRRLKRRPVKASAPGPGSGRRSGPATPLLKWDVGGGGGRGEGRKAGADEAGDAARARETKAKATEVSVRRLAAGVWRLRPPEAVAGGGSGVRVGVEHIPRHLQVQLLKQNTSGHHQSSKNEVSSPISVLERKSGELHKGQLHATSAMLPVATMEKATKWEPGDIKGMESHDAYLIASQLNLLDEHRDTAYVADLQMELQQARDRISAMETERRSAKKRLDHLFKKLAEEKAAWRNREHEKVRAILEDMKADLDHEKKNRRRLEMINMKLVNELKEAKMSAKQLLQEYETERKARELTEEVCNELAREVDEDKAEIEALKRDSQRLREEVDEERKMLQMAEVWREERVQMKLVDAKLTLDAKYTQLSKLQQDVEAFIAACSTANGDVTVVEQAESIIQAIKSVRAQDAEFRYEPPAASEDIFSIFEELRPSEEPVIKEIEPCYKNSSAKCEPEIQEVSPMTDIFLEKKAKANSNKSPKDESDTEDGSSWETISHEDVQGSSGSPDGSEPSVSNKVCDGSIPWKSRNGFERMESEKLKDESADACLTNMNQPKKKESAISKLWKSSRPKNSEICKKDAVETVNARSSNVRLSVGTYSTVESGIQEIGLSPPCVEQWSSPDSMNVQFNRGFKGCIEYPRMSQKHSLKAKLMEARLESHKVQLRQVLKQKI; from the exons ATGAGCTCCAGGAACCGTTCCGCCGCCGCCTCGTCCGCTGCCCCGGCTCTCCGGACACCGCGCCGCCTGAAGCGGCGGCCAGTTAAGGCGTCGGCGCCGGGGCCGGGCAGCGGGCGGCGGAGCGGGCCCGCGACGCCGCTGCTGAAATGGGacgtcggtggcggcggcgggcgcGGTGAGGGGAGGAAGGCTGGCGCCGACGAAGCGGGGGACGCCGCGCGGGCGCGGGAGACCAAGGCGAAGGCGACGGAGGTGTCGGTGCGGAGGCTCGCGGCCGGGGTTTGGCGGCTGCGCCCGCCGGAGGCCGTGGCCGGCGGCGGGAGCGGGGTCCGCGTGGGCGTCGAG CATATCCCAAGGCATCTACAAGTCCAGCTTCTGAAGCAGAACACTTCAGGTCATCACCAGAGTTCGAAGAATGAGGTTTCAAGCCCCATATCTGTTTTGGAGCGGAAGAGTGGAGAGCTCCACAAG GGACAACTTCATGCTACTTCTGCTATGCTGCCTGTCGCTACCATGGAGAAGGCAACGAAATGGGAGCCTGGGGACATAAAGGGAATGGAATCGCATGATGCGTATCTGATAGCCAGCCAGCTGAATCTTCTTGATGAACACAGAGACACCGCGTATGTTGCTGACCTCCAGATGGAGCTTCAGCAAGCACGTGATAGGATAAGTGCGATGGAAACTGAGCGACGGTCAGCTAAGAAGAGGCTTGACCACTTGTTCAAGAAACTTGCGGAGGAGAAAGCGGCTTGGAGGAACAGAGAGCATGAAAAGGTGCGTGCTATCCTCGAAGATATGAAGGCAGACCTTGACCACGAGAAGAAAAACCGGAGGCGGCTGGAGATGATTAACATGAAACTCGTCAACGAGCTGAAGGAGGCCAAGATGTCAGCAAAACAGCTGTTACAAGAGTATGAGACAGAGAGGAAAGCACGTGAGCTCACTGAGGAGGTGTGCAACGAGCTAGCAAGAGAGGTGGATGAAGACAAAGCTGAGATCGAGGCCCTGAAACGGGACTCCCAGAGGTTGCGAGAGGAGGTAGACGAGGAGCGGAAGATGCTGCAGATGGCGGAGGTGTGGCGTGAAGAACGGGTGCAGATGAAGCTTGTTGATGCAAAACTTACTCTCGACGCAAAATACACACAGCTGAGCAAACTGCAACAGGATGTTGAGGCGTTTATTGCTGCATGCAGTACTGCTAATGGAGACGTCACGGTAGTAGAGCAAGCAGAGAGCATAATACAGGCAATCAAGTCAGTCAGAGCCCAAGATGCTGAGTTCAGGTACGAGCCACCGGCCGCATCAGAAGACATATTTTCCATTTTTGAAGAGCTGCGTCCAAGTGAGGAGCCTGTCATCAAGGAGATCGAGCCATGTTACAAGAATAGCTCTGCCAAATGTGAACCAGAAATTCAAGAGGTTAGCCCAATGACCGATATATTCCTCGAAAAGAAAGCCAAGGCAAACTCGAACAAAAGCCCTAAAGATGAAAGCGACACTGAAGATGGCAGCAGCTGGGAGACAATAAGCCACGAAGATGTCCAGGGTTCAAGCGGTTCACCTGATGGAAGCGAGCCTTCGGTCAGCAACAAGGTCTGCGACGGAAGCATTCCTTGGAAGAGCAGAAATGGATTCGAGCGTATGGAGAGTGAGAAGCTGAAGGATGAGTCAGCTGATGCCTGCCTGACAAACATGAACCAGCCCAAGAAGAAAGAATCGGCCATTTCAAAGCTCTGGAAGTCGTCCCGCCCAAAGAACAGCGAGATATGCAAGAAAGACGCAGTTGAAACGGTAAATGCAAGATCGTCAAACGTGCGGCTCTCAGTCGGGACCTATTCCACTGTTGAAAGTGGCATCCAAGAAATAGGGCTCAGTCCACCGTGTGTTGAGCAGTGGAGCTCACCAGACTCGATGAACGTCCAATTCAACCGGGGATTCAAGGGCTGTATAGAGTACCCGCGGATGTCCCAGAAGCACAGCTTGAAGGCGAAGCTCATGGAGGCACGGTTGGAGAGCCATAAGGTCCAGCTCCGCCAGGTGCTCAAGCAGAAGATCTAG
- the LOC100193258 gene encoding 60S ribosomal protein L27 yields the protein MVKFLKPGKAVILLQGRFAGRKAVIVRVFEEGTRDRPYGHCLVAGLAKYPKKVIRKDSAKKTAKKSRVKCFIKLVNFTHLMPTRYTLDVDFKDVASGGPDALSTRDKKVEACKAAKARLEERFKTGKNRWFFTKLRF from the coding sequence ATGGTGAAGTTTCTCAAGCCCGGCAAGGCCGTAATCCTCCTCCAGGGCAGGTTCGCCGGCCGGAAGGCGGTGATCGTGCGCGTGTTCGAGGAGGGCACCCGCGACCGTCCCTATGGGCACTGCCTCGTCGCCGGCCTGGCCAAGTACCCCAAGAAGGTGATCCGCAAGGACTCCGCCAAGAAGACGGCCAAGAAGTCCCGCGTCAAGTGTTTCATCAAGCTCGTCAATTTCACTCACCTCATGCCCACCCGCTACACCCTCGACGTCGATTTCAAAGACGTCGCCTCGGGCGGGCCCGACGCGCTCTCCACCCGGGACAAGAAGGTCGAAGCCTGCAAGGCCGCCAAGGCGCGCCTCGAGGAGAGGTTCAAGACCGGCAAGAACAGGTGGTTCTTTACCAAGCTCCGCTTCTAG